Proteins from a single region of Flavobacterium sp. YJ01:
- a CDS encoding amidohydrolase family protein, translated as MKKALLLLFLSLFLTKMHAQDYFPVNESVHNKSKNYTVFTNATIYVTPTQKIEKGTLLIQDGKVISVGTNITIPKNSISIDLTGKTIYPSFIDIYTNFGIETPKSNLPPGRNRNQIYDTKKSGYYWNESIRPEINGYEAFKYDQPKADELLKAGFGVVGTHVVDGVAQGSGVLVALNNEDKSKQIIANKITNHFAFTKSALTSQAYPSSLMGMMALLRQMYLDLDWYKKGNSETKDLSLEALAANEKLIQVFATEDKLNSLRASKIAKEFGLNYILKGSGNEFERIEEIKNTNAKFIIPINFPEAYDVSNPYLSNQIELTDMRFWNQAPTNLKVLSDNGVVFALTTDKLKKIQDFKPNLLKAIKYGFDKTKALEALTTVPAALLGKSNEVGSLKTGSFANFIITSGEIFDEKTVLYENWVQGSKFIVNDLNAKDIRGNYDLTVGKDTYKWKIDGTAEAQKSEITTADSKKIKSTFSIAKNWITLVIKPADTIKSNFTRLTGFIENQQNLSGKATLSNGEELVWNAVKTSPFVAVKDTAKVEKPNPIMPVTYPNVAFGDTKKQTAQTLLFKNATVWTNEKEGILTESDVLIKNGKIAAVGKNLSDAGATVIDAKGKHITSGIIDEHSHIAISKGVNESGHNSTAEVTIQDVVNSEDINIYRDLAGGVTISQLLHGSANPIGGRSAIVKWKWGSSPEEMLYKNQPKFIKFALGENVKQANWGIDNPTRFPQTRMGVEQVFTDYFQLAKEYDENWKKFNSGNKKGKSPRVDLELQTLAEILNKERFITCHSYIESEILMLMNVAEKFNFRVNTFTHILEGYKVADKMKQHGVGASTFSDWWAYKFEVNDAIPFNGPIMHNEGLVVAYNSDDAEMSRRLNQEAAKAVKYGNVSEEDAWKFVTLNPAKLLHIDDKVGSLKVGKDADVVLWSENPLSIYAKAEKTIIEGVIYFDIEKDAEKQTAITKERNELIGQMLQEKNKGNSTQQPTRKEKKEYHCDTLEQW; from the coding sequence ATGAAAAAAGCCCTACTACTACTCTTTTTGAGCCTTTTTTTAACAAAAATGCATGCTCAAGACTATTTCCCTGTTAACGAAAGTGTACATAATAAAAGTAAAAATTACACTGTTTTTACCAATGCCACAATTTATGTTACTCCAACCCAAAAAATCGAAAAAGGAACATTACTTATTCAGGACGGAAAAGTAATTTCTGTCGGAACTAACATTACTATTCCTAAAAACAGTATTTCTATTGATCTTACAGGAAAAACTATTTACCCATCATTTATAGACATCTACACCAATTTCGGAATTGAAACTCCGAAAAGCAATCTTCCTCCAGGAAGAAACCGAAATCAAATTTACGATACTAAAAAATCTGGTTACTACTGGAACGAGAGTATTAGACCAGAAATAAATGGTTATGAAGCTTTTAAATACGATCAGCCAAAAGCAGATGAATTATTAAAAGCAGGTTTTGGAGTTGTAGGAACTCACGTTGTTGACGGAGTTGCTCAAGGAAGCGGTGTTTTGGTCGCTTTAAACAATGAAGACAAAAGCAAACAAATTATTGCTAATAAAATTACCAATCATTTTGCGTTTACAAAAAGTGCGCTGACAAGTCAAGCGTATCCAAGTTCTTTAATGGGTATGATGGCTTTATTGCGTCAAATGTATTTAGATTTGGATTGGTACAAAAAAGGAAATTCTGAAACCAAAGATTTATCATTGGAGGCGCTTGCCGCCAACGAAAAATTGATTCAGGTATTTGCCACAGAAGACAAATTAAACAGTTTAAGAGCTTCAAAAATTGCAAAAGAATTTGGACTGAACTATATCTTAAAAGGAAGCGGAAACGAATTTGAAAGAATTGAAGAAATTAAAAATACGAATGCAAAATTCATTATTCCGATAAATTTTCCTGAAGCTTACGATGTTTCAAACCCATATCTTTCTAATCAAATTGAATTAACAGATATGCGTTTTTGGAATCAGGCGCCAACTAATTTAAAAGTGCTTTCAGATAACGGAGTTGTATTTGCTCTTACGACTGATAAATTAAAAAAAATACAAGATTTTAAGCCTAATTTATTAAAAGCTATTAAATATGGTTTTGATAAAACAAAAGCTTTAGAAGCTTTAACTACAGTTCCTGCAGCACTTTTAGGAAAAAGCAACGAAGTAGGAAGTTTAAAAACAGGAAGCTTCGCTAACTTTATTATTACTTCTGGAGAAATCTTTGACGAAAAAACGGTTTTATACGAAAACTGGGTTCAAGGTTCAAAATTTATTGTGAATGATCTTAACGCTAAAGATATTCGTGGCAATTACGACTTAACAGTTGGAAAAGACACTTATAAATGGAAAATTGACGGAACTGCTGAAGCTCAAAAATCTGAGATTACAACCGCAGATTCTAAAAAAATAAAAAGCACCTTCTCAATTGCTAAAAACTGGATTACATTAGTTATTAAACCAGCTGACACGATCAAATCTAATTTTACGCGTTTAACTGGATTTATCGAAAACCAGCAGAATTTATCTGGAAAAGCGACTTTATCAAACGGAGAAGAATTGGTTTGGAATGCCGTAAAAACGAGTCCGTTTGTTGCTGTAAAAGATACTGCTAAAGTTGAAAAACCAAATCCGATAATGCCAGTAACGTATCCAAACGTGGCGTTTGGAGATACTAAAAAACAAACTGCTCAGACATTATTATTTAAAAATGCTACGGTTTGGACAAACGAAAAGGAAGGTATTTTAACAGAAAGCGATGTTTTAATAAAAAATGGAAAAATCGCTGCTGTCGGCAAAAATCTTTCTGATGCAGGCGCAACTGTTATTGATGCAAAAGGAAAACATATTACAAGCGGTATTATCGACGAACATTCACATATTGCAATTTCTAAAGGTGTTAATGAAAGCGGTCATAACTCAACTGCCGAAGTTACGATTCAAGATGTTGTAAATTCTGAAGACATTAATATTTATAGAGATTTAGCCGGTGGTGTTACGATCTCTCAATTACTGCATGGATCTGCTAATCCGATTGGAGGACGTTCTGCTATTGTAAAATGGAAATGGGGTTCTTCGCCAGAAGAAATGTTATATAAAAATCAGCCTAAATTTATCAAATTTGCTTTGGGCGAAAACGTAAAACAAGCCAATTGGGGAATTGACAATCCGACTCGTTTTCCGCAAACTAGAATGGGTGTTGAACAAGTTTTTACAGATTATTTCCAATTAGCAAAAGAATATGATGAAAATTGGAAAAAATTCAATTCAGGAAACAAAAAAGGAAAATCGCCAAGAGTAGATTTAGAATTACAGACTTTGGCAGAAATCTTAAATAAAGAACGTTTCATTACTTGTCACTCTTACATAGAATCTGAAATTTTAATGCTGATGAATGTCGCTGAAAAATTCAATTTCAGAGTCAATACATTCACTCACATTTTAGAAGGATATAAAGTTGCCGACAAAATGAAACAACATGGTGTTGGTGCTTCAACTTTCTCAGATTGGTGGGCTTACAAATTTGAAGTTAACGACGCTATTCCGTTTAACGGACCAATTATGCATAATGAAGGATTGGTTGTTGCATACAACTCTGACGATGCAGAAATGTCTAGACGTTTAAATCAAGAAGCTGCAAAAGCGGTAAAATATGGAAATGTGTCTGAAGAAGATGCTTGGAAATTTGTTACGCTGAATCCAGCCAAATTGTTACATATTGATGACAAAGTAGGAAGTTTAAAAGTAGGCAAAGATGCAGATGTTGTTTTATGGAGCGAAAATCCATTATCTATTTATGCTAAAGCTGAAAAAACGATTATTGAAGGTGTAATTTATTTTGACATCGAAAAAGACGCAGAAAAACAAACGGCGATTACAAAGGAAAGAAATGAATTGATTGGACAAATGCTGCAAGAAAAGAATAAAGGAAACAGCACGCAGCAACCAACTAGAAAAGAGAAAAAAGAATACCACTGCGACACATTGGAGCAATGGTAA
- a CDS encoding amidohydrolase family protein, whose product MTHKNIFKLFLLFCASTQLNAQQIPAPKQTKSVLILNATAHIGNGTVIENSAIGFKDGKLTLVADASTIRLADNAYDTTINATGKHVYPGFIAPNSTLGLVEIDAVKASNDDEEIGSFNPNVRSIIAYNSESKVVETVRPNGVLIAQVTPRGGRISGTSSVVQLDAWSWQDAILKENDGIHLNFPSSFRRTGNWFEPGIIEANKDYPKQSEEINAFFVNAKTYNQAVSKERNIVLEATKGLFDGTLTLYIHADEEKQIVDAIQLASENGIKKIVIVGGFEAYKAASTLQKYNIGVLLRRVHDMPTSADQDVNLPYKMAKILSDKGILVGLENSGDNERMGARNLPFLAGTCATFGLDKEKAVQLITSNTAKLLGIDATCGTLETGKDATLFISEGDALDMRTNKLNTAFIQGRNINLETFQVKLNNKFKAKYNQK is encoded by the coding sequence ATGACACATAAAAATATATTTAAGCTGTTTTTGTTATTCTGCGCTTCAACACAACTGAATGCACAGCAGATACCAGCTCCAAAACAAACCAAATCGGTTTTAATTTTAAACGCTACTGCGCATATAGGAAACGGAACCGTTATTGAAAATAGCGCAATCGGATTTAAAGACGGAAAACTAACATTAGTCGCCGATGCATCGACCATAAGATTGGCAGACAATGCATACGATACCACAATTAATGCTACCGGAAAACATGTTTATCCAGGTTTTATTGCACCAAATTCAACGCTTGGTTTAGTAGAAATTGATGCCGTAAAAGCTTCAAATGATGATGAAGAAATTGGCAGTTTTAATCCGAATGTGAGAAGTATTATTGCTTATAATTCTGAATCTAAAGTAGTAGAAACTGTTCGCCCAAATGGTGTTTTGATTGCGCAGGTTACTCCGAGAGGCGGTAGAATTTCTGGAACATCATCTGTTGTACAATTGGATGCATGGAGCTGGCAAGATGCTATTTTGAAAGAGAATGACGGAATTCATCTGAACTTTCCATCTAGTTTTAGAAGAACTGGAAACTGGTTTGAACCAGGAATTATTGAAGCCAACAAAGATTATCCAAAACAGTCTGAAGAAATTAATGCATTTTTCGTTAATGCCAAAACTTACAATCAAGCTGTTTCTAAAGAAAGAAATATTGTTCTGGAAGCCACAAAAGGATTGTTTGACGGAACTCTGACCTTATATATTCATGCAGATGAAGAAAAACAGATTGTAGACGCTATTCAATTAGCATCCGAAAATGGCATTAAAAAAATTGTTATTGTTGGTGGTTTTGAAGCTTACAAAGCTGCTTCAACTTTACAGAAATATAATATTGGTGTATTATTAAGACGTGTTCACGATATGCCAACTAGCGCAGATCAAGATGTTAATTTACCTTATAAAATGGCTAAAATATTAAGCGACAAAGGTATTCTTGTAGGCTTAGAGAACAGCGGCGATAACGAACGTATGGGCGCTAGAAATCTTCCGTTCTTGGCTGGAACTTGTGCTACTTTTGGTTTAGACAAAGAAAAAGCAGTTCAATTAATAACCTCAAACACAGCTAAATTATTAGGAATTGATGCTACTTGCGGTACTTTGGAAACTGGAAAAGACGCTACGTTATTTATTTCTGAAGGTGACGCGCTAGATATGAGAACAAACAAACTTAATACAGCGTTTATTCAAGGAAGAAATATCAATCTAGAAACTTTTCAAGTAAAGCTTAACAATAAATTCAAAGCAAAATACAACCAGAAATAG